From the genome of Bacteroidota bacterium:
CAGGATATCCAGCGAATCCTAATTCAAACGTTGGATTTGTCCACAATGTAGTGGAGCTGTCGGTATTGTACTTAATCAAGTAGTTTGTTACACTATCTACCTGTGGCAGAACTTTGACTGGTTTACTTGTTGAACCTTGATCTTGCGGTCCAAGTTTTTCTACACCAAGATATTTGTTTTCAAATGATGTAGAAGCAAATGTTGTGTCTGCGCATGCCGCTTGAACATAGCATCCGTAATCTTGGCTAGAGAAGAAGAAATTTCTCTTTGCACTTGCAGTGCCGCCATCTAACCATGTACTGATAAGAGGATAAACATTGCGTGCCGGGAAACCAGCATCAGCAACCATAGCATTGCTATATAACGCAAGAAGTTCTGCCATTTCACCAGTTCCATCATTCGGTGCTGACCAACGATCGTATGCAGTGCTCTTGTTATTATAGTAATAGTTAGCACCACTTGTTGGGCTGCTCATAGAGAATGCAGCATTGTTGAGAATAAAAATACGATCTTGAGTTTTTCTGAAGATTTTGTAGTTACGTGGGCTTAGAATTGTATAGTTGCTATTCACGTCCTTTGTGGAAATGTACCAGTAAATGGTATCTCCCACTGAAGATGCGGGAATGCTTGCAGAATAGGTAGATCCTGATGCTGTCATTGCAACGCTATCATATGATGCAAGCGATCCTTTTTTGTATTTCAAGAATGCAGATGAAACACCTGATGCTCCTCCGCCTGGGTTATCATCGGTGATAGTAGCAGAGATGGTGCGTGCTGTTGTTTTCAGTGTTGTAGAGTATGTCGGGACAACAACTTTCGGAGCACGATCTGTGGTATATTCAATAACGGTGTACATACCCCATTCGTAATCACCACGCATATGCCAGCCATTATCTACGCCTGGATTGCTACGTCCGCCTTCATACCATTTAAAGGAATGGTATGGTGCAGAGTTAGCATTTGCCCATGAAAGAATTTCCATGCGTTCATCTGTTCCGCCGGTCGGGATGTCAGATAATTTGGTATCATTTGAAAGTGTGAAACCAAACATTTGTCCCAATTTAACGAACATTGAATCGCCGAAATCTTCCAATTTGAATCCTTGCCATTTGTTTGAATCAAGTGTGAAATTTTGACCACCGGGAACCCATGTTGAAACTTCTGTTCCGAGCGGATCAAATCTCCAAGTTGCAGAGTCAGCACCACCGTTACCATAGAACCATTGATTTCCGGTTGTTGGTTTATAAGGAGTAACCAAACCATCACCGTCATTAGGATCTTTATAGTATCCTAAGAACTTGGTCAATGCAGAAGTAGGACGTGTTGCAAGTTTCGGATCTACGATCCAAGCACGTACAGTTCCTTTTTTTGCATTTCCTCTGGCTTGATAGTTTAACCACCAGAATTCTTTTACTCTGCCGCCGGCAGCCGGTGTATACCATTGGAATGCAACATCTTGGTGTGTCCAACCGAAGTTGGTTGTCAATGCTGCATCGTTCGGATAGTATTTCAGCGTATCAATTAAACCAGCTGCTGAGCTATTTTTATGCAACGTTGCTTTTGCATGTTCAAGACGTTCAATAACATCTTGTGCTCGTTCACCTTTTTTTAACTGGATAGCTTCTTGTTTTCCGTTTTGACCGATGCGTACCAAATAACGCTCACCGGCTGTTGCCGTCAAACAAAATAAACCGAGTAAAAATAGTGTAAAGAGGTTTTTCACCATACGGTTACTCCTTTGTAAGTTGATAAATGTGTGGATTGTGATGCTTCATTGATATTTAACGTATTTCGTGCAAAAATGCAACGAAAATCTCTTAAAAGCCTAACTTTACCGAAAAAACATGATTTGCGTCAAAAAATTGCACATCACGATATGCATAATCGAACGTGAAATCTAAACCGTCAAAATTCTGACTAATTCCAGCTCCGAATGTTGCTCCAAAGATATATGATTCTTTGTACGAATCCTGAGAGACATTATATCCCCCACGGACAAAGAATGTATTATCCCAAACAAATTCTCCGCCGAATTTATACTCATCATCGGACAGGTTTTGATTTTGGAAGATCGATGCTAAATTCAATTGACTTTGCTCGCTGATGCTCATCTTGTATGCAAAGCCAAGTTCAATCACAGAAGGAAGTTCTGCTTTTGATGCGGTCAATGCATAATATGAACTCGATCGAATAACATCGTCAACCTGGCCGCGGCGAATTAATCCCGGACCTTCGTATTGCATCTGCGGTCCGACGTTTTTAATTGCAACGCCGAGATCAAGTCCACCAACATTGGCAAAGTTTTTATACTGAACGCCAAAGTCAAAACCAATTCCGCTAGAACTTGCTCTGTCAATTTGTTCAGAGATCAAATTGACTGTCAACCCAACAGAGATACGATCCGTCATTGCGTTGGCGTAAGTAAGTCCAATGGTGGTAAATTGTGGATTAAATGTTTCTCCGGTTCCATCGGGATTGTTTTCGGTCGTGATCTCAATAGAACCGATCGATAACGATTTGATGGTAAGAGCAAGCACTCCAAAGCCGGCAAAATTACTGCTGACACCGATATAATCGACACCGATATCCGCAATATAATTCATGTGAGAAAAGATCGCTTCGCTTTGTTTCTTTCCCCAGGCTATACCGGCTGGATTATAATGTACGGCTTCGATACCAAATGAATTGGCAACAGTAGAAGCGCCCATGGCAATATCACGTCCTCCCACCGGGATCAGCAGCATTGGTGCAGCTGCGGTGCCGGCTTTGTCTCCTCTACCGGCAATACCGAAGTCTGCTACGACCAACGCCAGCACAAGAATCACCAGCGAGAATTTTTTAAGAGTATTAATCATTGTACTCTCCTTCGAATTTAATTGTATGTTCATCATAGTTATCTCGCTGTGAATTAGAAGTTATCCAAGAATTGCTGTTCCATAATAACGGCTGATTTGAGAATCTTGACACCGAGCGTTCCCATATCGATATGGAGCAAATAAATTCCACTTGCAACAGGCAATCCTTTGTGGTTCGTCAGATTCCAGTTGATGAACTGTGATGGACTATCTTTAATAATCGTATTCACAAGACTGCCGGCAAGATTGAAGATACGAATGGTCGCCTGCTTTGGCAGATGGTTGATTGTTACAAAACGTGCTTCCTTAGTTCGTTCCGATGTGTTGACTGCGTAATACGGATTCGGGAACACATTCACGAGTGAAGCCTCAGCTTTTGCAGCTTCGAATTTTCCTACTTGAATTGCTCGTACGCTGAATGTGCGAATATCTCCCGGCTTAATCGATTTATTCATCGCAATCTTAATCACTGTCCCGGCTGCCGGAGCAACGCCGTCCTTTTTAAGGTTCACAAAAGAGATGTTCTTCAAATTGTGATTATTTGCATTATTTAATCTGCCTCTAAATGGTGTTCCGGGATTTGGAACACGAACGCCCGATCCATTCAAAACAAATGAACTGTAATATTCC
Proteins encoded in this window:
- a CDS encoding T9SS type A sorting domain-containing protein gives rise to the protein MVKNLFTLFLLGLFCLTATAGERYLVRIGQNGKQEAIQLKKGERAQDVIERLEHAKATLHKNSSAAGLIDTLKYYPNDAALTTNFGWTHQDVAFQWYTPAAGGRVKEFWWLNYQARGNAKKGTVRAWIVDPKLATRPTSALTKFLGYYKDPNDGDGLVTPYKPTTGNQWFYGNGGADSATWRFDPLGTEVSTWVPGGQNFTLDSNKWQGFKLEDFGDSMFVKLGQMFGFTLSNDTKLSDIPTGGTDERMEILSWANANSAPYHSFKWYEGGRSNPGVDNGWHMRGDYEWGMYTVIEYTTDRAPKVVVPTYSTTLKTTARTISATITDDNPGGGASGVSSAFLKYKKGSLASYDSVAMTASGSTYSASIPASSVGDTIYWYISTKDVNSNYTILSPRNYKIFRKTQDRIFILNNAAFSMSSPTSGANYYYNNKSTAYDRWSAPNDGTGEMAELLALYSNAMVADAGFPARNVYPLISTWLDGGTASAKRNFFFSSQDYGCYVQAACADTTFASTSFENKYLGVEKLGPQDQGSTSKPVKVLPQVDSVTNYLIKYNTDSSTTLWTNPTFELGFAGYPDFMTPTATAKALFKTADGANVYGVKNLGATFNTAFFAFDVATLQFRSDTSKAPGDDPKYQWISDIGAVSNSFFQSVSSVKPVGDVMPGEFTLGQNYPNPFNPSTVIEYNVPVRSNVEISIFNILGQKVASIINDVHEAGTHRATWNGKDSFGKPVASGIYFYQMNAGSFEQVKKMMLMK
- a CDS encoding PorV/PorQ family protein; this translates as MINTLKKFSLVILVLALVVADFGIAGRGDKAGTAAAPMLLIPVGGRDIAMGASTVANSFGIEAVHYNPAGIAWGKKQSEAIFSHMNYIADIGVDYIGVSSNFAGFGVLALTIKSLSIGSIEITTENNPDGTGETFNPQFTTIGLTYANAMTDRISVGLTVNLISEQIDRASSSGIGFDFGVQYKNFANVGGLDLGVAIKNVGPQMQYEGPGLIRRGQVDDVIRSSSYYALTASKAELPSVIELGFAYKMSISEQSQLNLASIFQNQNLSDDEYKFGGEFVWDNTFFVRGGYNVSQDSYKESYIFGATFGAGISQNFDGLDFTFDYAYRDVQFFDANHVFSVKLGF